The sequence below is a genomic window from Ipomoea triloba cultivar NCNSP0323 chromosome 2, ASM357664v1.
TTGGAGAGAAGCCACAAAAGGAAGCAACCATAGCTCGCATGACACTACAATAGAGAAGGACCAATGGACCAAGCCTCACTTAGGCTTCCTCAAATTAAATGTTGACGCGACCATAAATAAAGATAGTCTTTGCATGGGTTTTAGGTGTGTCCTTAAAAATGATCAAGGCCATTTTGTTGCAACAAAATGATCTCATTGGCAAGGAATTTTACTTCTAGAGAAGCAGAGGTTGTGTCGATTAGAGAAGCGCTAACTCTAATAGGAGTGattcttctttttatttgattCTTAGGGATATAAAAAACCTTATGAGTAATTTTGCGGTGTTTTTAACTTTTACTAAGCAATCTGCAAATTAGGCAGTCCACATGTTGGTTAGGCAATTGTTTCTACATTTGATTGTTCGGAGTAGCTTTCATACCCTCCCTatcatatgtaatgttttatTCCctgatttgaattaattttatcGTTTATttgccacaaaaaaaaaaaagggaaaaaaaaaaaccatagtTTAGCAACTCTCAACTTTCAACTTCTAACTTTCAATTTATCAGTTATGTTTACCAAATATAGCCAAATTTAATGATTTTCATCAATTCAAGGACCAATATCACCGTCTCTTTATATCATCAAAACACAAGAGTCAAATCACAACTTTTTCGCAATCATATATCACAAGGACCAATATCACCATCTCCTTAAAGCATCCCTATCTATGTATACATGCATATTGGATAAagggcttcttttttttttttttttcaattggaaAAATGTGGAGCTACTGCAGTAAGCAGGTACTCCATCGGACCTCACCAACGATGCATTAACTTGATTTTGATGCAGCGAATCGGATTTGAACACATATTATCATAGCTAGAAAAAAGCATAAGAATAACACTGGCTCATAATTGAATTTGCACTGCTACAAGTAGAAGTAACAAACCATAGTATTCCAAATACGAAGTCCTATATGAACTTTAAACTAAATAGAAACGCAAATGCCATCTTAATATTGAATATTGGTAAAATTTCGTAAAAGTTGTTTTAGATCATCAATCACTCtgcaaaattacaaaatacagAAAAAGAAGATTTCTGCACCATTTGCAGCCAATTACACAGCTTTAAAACTAAGCCCCCTTCACATAAGAAGGCAAGATTTACCTGTTATGGTTTGGATCAATCTAAAATTCAACATAATCCAAGTATCCAACAATGCATTAGTATGTATCCCACCCACCATCCTGGTATCTCAAGAAAACTTGAGCCTgatgaacaaaaataaaacaaattaatgtTAACAAAATGTATTCTAGTCATCCCAGACTAAATTAGAATATCAACCTTGAACTTTTAAGCCTATAGCATTAGCCCAAGTTTCAATCCATCTGATTCTACAGAACCTACCTGGCACAAACAAACACTTGTATCAACGACCTTATTAAGTGAGAACATATAACATTAGAGATATCAAGTAGTACCATTGcacaaccaaagataaacccaATCTGATCTTGAAGACTGCTGCAATACAACCAACAGATAGCATATTGCTCTTTGCTCCAAAATCTAAAAGagtaaatcattttaatttcgTATTAAACTATCTATCTTCTTGAAACATATTTGTCTCccactttgatttttttttttttttaaagttacatatctgaaaaaatgaaattttatttttttttggagagtGACAAATAAGATAAGACCCCTTAatgttgtttttattattattttcaatggtaaattACGGTCAGTGGCCTGCACATACAGATGTACATATGGATAACATACAGAGATTGGTGGGATtcaggaataaaaataaattgaagtcTGGATAGCAATTTCATAATATGCAAGTAATAGTTAAAGTACACACAACAAAACAcaaatcaaacttttttttcccaaaatgcatGACATGCCGAATTCAGCCATAGACTACCATTTCTCATAATTTCTTCCCACAAATTCATGCAGATCAAATACATAAATGATAAGAAGATAAACATTAGGGGCATGAAGAATAGTAGGGCACAGAACATACAGCGTTGAGGATAACAAAAACAGAGGAGACATGAAGTGATAAACACCAAGAGAGAAAATAGAGAAGCAAAATACCCTCTGAAGTCCAAATACTATAGTCCACCAAATCGTTCAACTCTCCGACGTCGTAATTCCTCCAAAGGAATGTCTTGATTCTCACCACTTGGTGAGTGCAAAGAAGAGTATTCAAAGCGATCTGTCCCACACATCtcacaaatatttaaaattcctGGATTATCATATGTACATGCTTGGCATCTCCATACATCAGATGTATTTCGTTGGACCCATCCTGAGCCCCACAAGAACTTTAAAGGCAAGCTCACAGCACTAACGAAACTACGGACAATTTTTATCAGTGGATTAGAACCTGAATACGACCcttttaaatgtaaatatacAAGGCCCGCAAGTATTCCACCAAGATGGCCAAGGAAAGAGACACTAGGAACAAACATCTGGATGAGAATAAGTTCAGCCCAAGCAGCATAGCGAGCAGGTACCATCAGACcatgtacatatgtataatCCCCTGACTGTGCATTCAAAACAACTTTCATTGCAAAGAGGACACCAGAAAACCCCACAGCATATTCCTTGTAATAGGGGCTGTCATagtcaaagaacaaaacaagaaatttgGCAAGCAACAATGTGATGCCTTGGGACATAGGAACTAAAGCTGCAACCATGGATGCAAATTTTGCGCTTCCCATTGACCTTTCCAACTGAATTCCCTTCCATAGAAGTGACAGCATATTGTACACCAAGTGAGATTCATTGATATGGTAGAATGCAGAAAGGAAAAACCGCTTAAGATCCTTGTACTGCAAAAGGGAAATAAAAGCACTATCAGGATGGTCACACAGATAGCTCTTAGCAGCATAACTTCCAAAATCAAATAACACAGATATAAGCAACTTCTCTATTAAAGTGCAGATATTTCAAATACTATAATCCAGTATAGATGGGATATAACAATATCAACAGAATTGGAATACTACATAAATGAGTTAAACAACAAAGCAGACTTGATATAAAAGGGCATGGAGTATGATAATTTTGGACTGAAGCAGTAGGAAATGCACTAAGAAAACAAGGACTGAAATtatcagagagagagagagaagatatCGCAGGAGGGTGGAAGAATGGTAATAAGACATTGAACTTGAAGAAAAAGGATTAAATTGCATCTTTCTTTGCTTTTATTTGAATTCTTCCATTGTTAAATCATGGATCTACATCTTTTATTTATGGCACATTTGATCCCTCAATTATGGGAGGAAGTATATAGACTCAGTCTCTCAATTGTTGATGCCTCAACTTTTGATCCCCAAACAAGTAATCTGCAATGAGATCAGAGTGAGGACAGAACATCCATGGCTAGCAAAGGGTCATTGGACTAAAGAAAACTCCAAATTGTAAATCTTTTCATGTATTCCTTTGATGCCCGGACAGTGAGGACCAAAAGCAGCACTTTGGTGTTAACTGTGGaccaaaagtgtcattttccctatttaTGTTATTCTGTTTCCCAAAAAATTCAAGAAGGCAAATTTGTCCAAATGCATGGATATAAGACTAAttaccaaactttttaaagcgaAAAAGCACACCAAAGCGATGAGCCCGCCAGCCGGGGCTTTGCTTTAAAGCGAAAGCGCAAAGCGTCACTTTCGCTTTCGCTTTTTCACATAAAGAGAtgctttttttaaatatatatacacacacacatatatatactcaaaATACTCAAATAGTAACGCAAAATAACATAAATAGGAACTCCTAAGGTCACAATattataatacggagtaataggAAGTTTAGTCATCAAAATAAAGTCATTCAAGACATTTAGTCACTAAACTGAATTAAATGTAAATTCACTGAATTGTAATTGaagattttaattatactaattttaaaacataatttaataaaataaatgaaaaaaaaaaaaaagtgtaaactGTAAATGCTACTGCCTACTGCCAAGTGTCGAACCAAGAGTAAGACACCAActctatttaacattttaacatGACTCAGACACATAGTCGTCTTCTTCAACGCaaggagagagagggggggggggggggggaaaNNNNNNNNNNNNNNNNNNNNNNNNNNNNNNNNNNNNNNNNNNNNNNNNNNNNNNNNNNNNNNNNNNNNNNNNNNNNNNNNNNNNNNNNNNNNNNNNNNNNNNNNNNNNNNNNNNNNNNNNNNNNNNNNNNNNNNNNNNNNNNNNNNNNNNNNNNNNNNNNNNNNNNNNNNNNNNNNNNNNNNNNNNNNNNNNNNNNNNNNNNNNNNNNNNNNNNNNNNNNNNNNNNNNNNNNNNNNNNNNNNNNNNNNNNNNNNNNNNNNNNNNNNNNNNNNNNNNNNNNNNNNNNNNNNNNNNNNNNNNNNNNNNNNNNNNNNNNNNNNNNNNNNNNNNNNNNNNNNNNNNNNNNNNNNNNNNNNNNNNNNNNNNNNNNNNNNNNNNNNNNNNNNNNNNNNNNNNNNNNNNNNNNNNNNNNNNNNNNNNNNNNNNNNNNNNNNNNNNNNNNNNNNNNNNNNNNNNNNNNNNNNNNNNNNNNNNNNNNNNNNNNNNNNNNNNNNNNNNNNNNNNNNNNNNNNNNNNNNNNNNNNNNNNNNNNNNNNNNNNNNNNNNNNNNNNNNNNNNNNNNNNNNNNNNNNNNNNNNNNNNNNNNNNNNNNNNNNNNNNNNNNNNNNNNNNNNNNNNNNNNNNNNNNNNNNNNNNNNNNNNNNNNNNNNNNNNNNNNNNNNNNNNNNNNNNNNNNNNNNNNNNNNNNNNNNNNNNNNNNNNNNNNNNNNNNNNNNNNNNNNNNNNNNNNNNNNNNNNNNNNNNNNNNNNNNNNNNNNNNNNNNNNNNNNNNNNNNNNNNNNNNNNNNNNNNNNNNNNNNNNNNNNNNNNNNNNNNNNNNNNNNNNNNNNNNNNNNNNNNNNNNNNNNNNNNNNNNNNNNNNNNNNNNNNNNNNNNNNNNNNNNNNNNNNNNNNNNNNNNNNNNNNNNNNNNNNNNNNNNNNNNNNNNNNNNNNNNNNNNNNNNNNNNNNNNNNNNNNNNNNNNNNNNNNNNNNNNNNNNNNNNNNNNNNNNNNNNNNNNNNNNNNNNNNNNNNNNNNNNNNNNNNNNNNNNNNNNNNNNNNNNNNNNNNNNNNNNNNNNNNNNNNNNNNNNNNNNNNNNNNNNNNNNNNNNNNNNNNNNNNNNNNNNNNNNNNNNNNNNNNNNNNNNNNNNNNNNNNNNNNNNNNNNNNNNNNNNNNNNNNNNNNNNNNNNNNNNNNgggggggggggggggggggggggggggggggggggggggaacaGGGCGAGAAGCAGCGATTTATCTCGGGCTCAAGATTGTGAGCTCGGCCTGAGCAGGAGGCAGGTGAGGCAGCAGCGAGGAAGGTCAGTGATGGTAGAACTTCGAAGGCGTGATGGACGGAATCACTGATGGGTGAGGCAGAAGGGTTCCGCAAATCGTCCGTTTTTTGTTTcgttcatgtttttttttttggaccatTGACTTGCGCTTTGTGTGGAAAAGCTCACTTTTGGCCACTTTGTCGCCTCACTGGAAAAGCGCGTTCAGGGGCACGCTTCTCCACGCAGCTGCGCATTGCCCAGGCGATGCGATCCGCTGTTGCTTTTAACAAGTTTGCTGATTACTTATTTCATGTTATAGTATTCTGTACATCTCTTTACTAGGCTAAATATAGAGGTTTGTAGCTAGAGTTTGCAGCTAATAGTATATTAATATCCCTTCAATTCTCTCAAAATCTGGAAAAACCATTATCCTAAAACATAGAAAATGTTTATAGTCAGGAAGCTTTTATTTTGTCAGTCTTTCTTAAAGACATGCACATTAAAATTTTCACGTCATCTTATAGCTAAATGCATACACACATTAATCAGGATGGAAAGAACTGCCAACTTAACATGGCACATATCCACCAAGGCAATATCAGGATTCAAACTATTAACTATCTATACAAGCCATGCTAAGTCAGGCAGTCAGCAAAACCAATTGGGTAATATTTTAAGTACTTAACTAGGCTGCTGCCAGTTTTAGTCATATTTCTGCACAGACCAGTTGGGTAATACTTTCACTCCCCAATTTATTTCTAAGGCCAAAGAATTTCTCTAGAAGCTTTGCACTTTGCATacaaaatatgaattttattaaCAACTTCCAGATGAAATTACTCAACAAACGTGCCTTGCTCCCCAATCTTGTTACATTTGGTTAAGTAAATTTTATGCATATATTCATCCTCAACTGGAAATCTGTCACTTGGTACCAAGCACCCAAGTAGTTTGGCATAAAATGGATTAATAACTGAACAGGTTTATTCTTGGAATTATTTTGGTTCTCATTCCCATATTAGATATGAAAACATGAGACTGGCCTATGTATTGAAGTATGAGaacattaaaattttagatcATACATGTTAAATTCAATCCTACTACACAGAAATAAACAATGAGATAATAAGAGCGCACAATCTCAATCCCATTTGTGAATTTGATAGCATCAgaatattaataatactaataaaaagaGCAAAGACGCAGCAGAGTAGATCAAAAGAAAACGTTAATCCATCGATTCTAGATGAAATTAAAACCACCCTACGTGTTATCGAAAAGGAAAATCATTAGTCTCTGCTTGAATAATGTAATTGTATGATCATATAATCCAATTTATGTCCACAGAAAACGTCAAGGTTTGCGAAGGAGGGTGTACCTTAAGGACAAGGTGGGGATTAAACCAGACCTCATCAATGTAAGGGATGATATGATCAAGGAAATTGGGCCTCAAGTAAATGATGGTGTTCGCCGCCACAAGCCCCGCCGTGACGGGCGGTTTCCGGTCGAGTCTGCTGTACTCGGCCACGGCGTGCAGCGCCAGCAGTGGAAGCATGCCACGAGAGACTGAAACCCCCCTTCCCCGTCCTCGATCCATCAATTAGCCGATGGAAAACTCAAATCTATCAGCTATAATTTTCTGATTCTTGACTGCAAATGATATAATAGACGTATGAAATTCAGTGAATTTCAATTAAGGAGTACATATTATTTGTTGCCATGTTGAGAAGGGTCTAGAATCTAGATGCTTATTGGGGAAGAAAAGCAAAGGTCAACAGAATcaagaaaaatcaattttttttattgatggATAATCTGTTGTATAATTCTTTACAAtgataaattttaacaaaatttatctttttggttcctaagataattgtagaatttatttttaGGTCTGGGTCATACTCTCATGATCTGGACCACCTTGCGATGCCGTTTTTGTGACTAGCTCAGTGACGTCACCAAAAAAGTTATAGAGCACGTGGCTCGTGGTCCGGAGTCCGGAGATAAGCTAGtagttattatttttgttatttttgcttCCTTTAAATTTGCAATGAATGTGTAGAGAAGGTCATGGATGAAATGAATACAGACTATTAGGGTCCGTTTACTTTTCTCTGTTTTCTATTCTCTATTCTCTGTTCTCAATTCTCTGTTTTCGAaaactgaaattgaaaactTGTTTACGAATACTTATTTTCGAAATGTATTCTCcacttaataaattaaagatgcattatatacatatacttataagttattttatgacaaaatattgATTAACTgcaataatttaaaacattttatttcattaCGAAATATGATTACAAAACATTACAAACAAATTTGAGTACATcatcaattattataatttgtcCAAAGTGCATTTGCAATGTCTAGTTGTAGCATTTGGTGTTGTTGACTCATATCTAATTGTATGGTATCATTTCCACCTCCACTACTACTTCCACCATCATCCAATCCTATGTCTTGTGTTGCATACATCATACCTAATTAATCATCCCTATCTTCCAACCGTATGAAATTGTGTAATGCACAACATGCAAGAGGGATTTGTCTTTGCCTAATCAATGGGTAACCATTAATGGACTTTAGAATTGTAAATCTTGCCTTTAAAAGTCCAAAACACTACTCAATCACATTCCGCAATGATGAGTGTCGATAATTAAATAGGGTTTGCTTATTTCTTATTCGTCCTTGCCCATGAAAGTCATTCAAGTGATAGGGCTCCCCGCGGTATGGTGCCAAAAAACTCGGTGCATTTGGGTAACCACTATCAACAACGTAGTAATAACCTattcatttgaaaaaaaaaaaaaaagaatatatttaagAAGTAATAAATTACGCTAAgataaataattgaaatgaatAAGTTATTTGAATACTTTTACCTTCGGATGGCATAGGAAACTGACTTTCAGGCTTTGAAATTGCATCTAAGAATATGCGAGAATCATTTGCACTTCCTTCCCAACCCGAATATACGAATGTAAACATCATATCATGCGAGCAAACCGCCATGACATTTTGGGTCACCATTCTACCTTTTCTACCTCGAAATGTGTTTTGCTTTGATGCAGGTGTCCAAGCTGCAACATGCGTTCCATCTATAGCACCTATACATTTCTATCACCAATATTGTAATATTCTTATTAGATACTttacataaataattatattaattttattattctacaACTACCAACATTACCTCAAAATTGGGATACCATTTGGGATTTCCCAAAATTTATGGTTGCACCGGTCCTTTATTCACGGGCTTAATGATTTCATTTCCCAATCGTACAAGTGCACGTATGACACGCTTCACACATTTATGCACAGTTCTAGTGGAATGTTGAAACCGCTCGGCAATTATACGTTGTGCACTTCTATGCGTTAGAGCTAGGAGACCCATTGCTAATTGTTCCTCCGCTGATATATGCTTTGTATCTTTTAATGCATTCAACCCCTTCAATGTATCACATAACTTTTCGAACACACGGGACACCATCATAAAAGATTGATAACACATAGCAACATTTCCATGCAACATTTCTTTGATGTAATCATTACCTGAAAGGATTGAGGTCCTACAAGGAGTCCTTTCTACATCGTTCAACAATAAGCATGCAGCAATAATGAGAATTACCAGTGCATACTCATCTTTATCACTATCACTAGAGCTATTAGAACTACTATAACTCAGTCGGCATACTCATCGTACTTTCCTCTTCTCTAGCTTTTCGACGGGTTTCTTTTGAAGAAATACTCATACTAACAGTATCCAATGCATTGTAAATCTTTTCCTTCAATCTCTTGGTAGTGCTCTTCCTagtgctaccaacaatatccatCAAATCGTCTAAACTCCTTTTTCCCTTGGAACCGGTACCACCTTTAGTTGCAGTTGATGATGGCATTGCACAATGCAAGAACTCATCCTCATCAATGCGTTCCTCATCAGAGGTTGGTGGCATTTGCGAGGAAGAGTTGGCAAGACCTCCATTAGCAACAGATCGGGCAAATACCTCAGCCATTAACTCATCATGTTTGCAACCATTTCGCTTAAAAGTCTTGAATAACCTATGCTTCTGTTTCAACCataaatgtgtatattattaaattatacaaaagaATGAAATAACTAGGTATCATTATTAAACTAATAGAATAAGAAGTGGTTTCATACCGCATAGAATTTATTCCATGTATCCTCACATGCCTCCACAGTGTTTGTAGTTGGATTGTATGTTACCCCCGTATGAGAAATCAACTCAGAAAACATATTGTAGGTCATTTTCAACCTATTATCCTTTCCTTTAAGTTTAATAGGCCCGTAACATGACTTAACAGAGTCTATCATCTCACGATCAATTTCAGTCATTCAGAGGGCATTAATGAAAGCTTTCCATCCTTACTTTTTTTTACTCTTTCatttaaaattcttaaaaattCTATAACAGCCATATCGGGCCATTTTGCGTCGTCATCATTGGATTCTGCGAACTTATTCAtctaagaaaaaataatatgcattattataatcatatttgcaaaaataaatatacagaTTACTCCGTACTAGATTAGGTGAAGATAGTGCATGCTTGGCACAACTAATAGGGGTTAACACCATGCTTGGCACAACTAAAAGTACAGTAACATGCCAACAACAATTCATAATTGAGTTGCAATAGATATTCATTTCAAGAGTTGGACACAAGAGAGACATTATTATAAGATTACCACAACACATAAGAATCATCAACACTGCTTCACAAAACCAAAAGAAACACGCATCATAAATGCTTCACAACACTTCTACAAGAAATAAATAAGCATAAGAGTAATTTAAACTTGCACGAATGGTGAATAAAATAAGccaattattgaaaacttttgcAGTAGTttgattgaatgagattatgAAACCATTTCTCTACTAACTTACAACTAAAAGTAAACACTCCGAAAATCTTTGTTGGAGTATAATTCATACATGTCTGCAGAATCATAATCACACTTCCAAACTAAATGAATAAAACTGGAAGTTACTTAGCAAGTTGAAGGAAAGTTCAAAAGTAAAAGATGAAAGATCCCTTTTGTCTATGTAATTTTGGAAATTACaaaatgaaaagtgaaaaaaaaagtcaaaaaaaattgtagaatGATGATTAGAGTGAAGGTAGCTACTGGGTAGATTAATAATTCTAAATCTTATCTAAAACACAACCATTTGTCTAATATGGAAGAATTAGCACAGATCAGTCCTCCACAGACTTTCATCTTTGAGGTGAAAAAAGTGAACAACACCTTCCCACCCAAAAATCTGTTTTACAATACTATACTAACCAATTGCTAGTTCATGAGAAACACAACAATGTTCATTTTTCATCAAAGAAATTTTCATAGGAAGAGATTAGGTGCACTGCATACATGCAAATCAATTTCAAAGAGGACATAGATAGGATTCTTAATTAGTTTCTACTGCTCCATCTTTTACTTACTGTCTATATAGAAATTAGAAAGGAGTTATGGACTTGTAGATATATAAATTGCAGTTCATAATTTCAGCAGTTCATAGTTTCAGTAGAAGACATAATCCTAAAATGCAAAGGCTCCAAT
It includes:
- the LOC116011424 gene encoding rhomboid-like protein 14, mitochondrial — encoded protein: MDRGRGRGVSVSRGMLPLLALHAVAEYSRLDRKPPVTAGLVAANTIIYLRPNFLDHIIPYIDEVWFNPHLVLKYKDLKRFFLSAFYHINESHLVYNMLSLLWKGIQLERSMGSAKFASMVAALVPMSQGITLLLAKFLVLFFDYDSPYYKEYAVGFSGVLFAMKVVLNAQSGDYTYVHGLMVPARYAAWAELILIQMFVPSVSFLGHLGGILAGLVYLHLKGSYSGSNPLIKIVRSFVSAVSLPLKFLWGSGWVQRNTSDVWRCQACTYDNPGILNICEMCGTDRFEYSSLHSPSGENQDIPLEELRRRRVERFGGL